The stretch of DNA TGCTGGCACTATTAGTGGTGATAAGTTGATTCTTCATGGGAGGTATAGTGGATCCTCAATTGAAAATACATTGTTAAAGTATGCTAAGACATATGTTATCTGTCCAGTTTGCGGTTCAAAGGATACCTACCTCACGAAGGAGCGTAGAGTCACAATACTGGTTTGCACTGCTTGTGGAGCTAGGACTAGTGTTAGTGGTAAGGTGTAGTGGGTTGAATGAATCTTCTGAACAAAAGTTTTACATTAACTTCTGGAGGTATGGCAAGGATCTCATGGTTGTTGCATGTGATTCTGAGATCCTTGGGGCAAAGCTTGAGAGTGGTGATTTAAAGATTATAGTTAGCAAGGAGTTTTATGGTGGTATGCTCGTGGATTCGCGTGAAGCTTTAAATTATTTGAAGTCTGCTTCCATAATTAACATTATAGGGGTTAGAATTGTTAAATTGGCTTTGGAGGCTGGGTTAATTCATAAGGATGCCATCATCACGATAGGTGGACAGCCTCACGCACAATTTATAAGGGTGAACCTATAAAATTATGGTTTACGGTGATCTATTGACTAGATTCTGCTCCATATGCGGTAAACTTGAATCCCCTGAAATGCCGTTAGTGGATAATCTATGTTGGGATTGCTATAAGGCTAGGAATAGGATGATAATTGTACCTAAGGATTTAACCATGGAATTCTGTGGTGTATGTGGCTCATATAAGTTACATGGGAAATGGGTTAAGCCGAGGGGGGTTGAGGATCCGAAACTCTCCTCGGCAATGGAGTTCGTTGAGGAGTATGTTAAGTTGAGGGGTTCTGGATCTCTGAAGGCTTTGGAAGCTAGGAGTATTGGTGGAGGTAAGGTTTCAGTTCTAGTTAGGGCTCATGGAACTGTGGATTCAAGGATACCAGTCTACGATGAAGAGCTTTGGGTTGATGTTAATGTGAAGAATGTGGTTTGCCCAAGATGTACTAGGGTGGCTTCAGGATACTTCTCCTCAATAGTCCAAGTTAGAGCTCATGATAGACCTCTCACTCAACATGAACTTTCAATTGTAAATGAAATTGT from Candidatus Methanomethylicota archaeon encodes:
- a CDS encoding DUF424 family protein, producing the protein MNESSEQKFYINFWRYGKDLMVVACDSEILGAKLESGDLKIIVSKEFYGGMLVDSREALNYLKSASIINIIGVRIVKLALEAGLIHKDAIITIGGQPHAQFIRVNL